Below is a genomic region from Prunus persica cultivar Lovell chromosome G3, Prunus_persica_NCBIv2, whole genome shotgun sequence.
CACCATGGATGATGTTATTTCAATATAGATGAATAAAAGTATTTGTACCGTATTTAATGACTTGCTGATCACATCTCTCACGTGGTTATGTTTGAAGCGTGCATATAACTGTAATCTAACTTTTATTAATtgtgacaaaaaaagaagccaaaaaacTCACCATGAAGATGAGAGGCCAAGCTACCATTCTCCACAAAGTCAGAAACCAAGAGCTTCTCTTCCCTTCTATAATAATAGGCCACCAGAGGCAACAGGTTTGGATGTGTCAATCTCCCAAGCCTTCTCATGTGCTCATGGAACTCCTCTCTTCCCACATTGTTCATCTGCTTATACCTCTTGACCACCACAGCATCAGTCATGATCAGAGCCTTGTAGGAAGCCCCAAACGTCCCGCTCCCCAAGATTTCAGCTGAGGCTCTAAGCAGGTCATGCAAATCAAACCTCTGCCTATCATCCCTCACAAATGACAACTTTCCATGGTCACCCTTCTTTGGATGTGGCGTAGCTTCTACCGACTTAACATCCATTTggctgctcccaccagctgcCGTGTACTTGGAGGCCGAGTCGTCCAATGATTCGGCCACGTCCAATTCTGATTGTTGCCTTTTCTTGTTGAGAAAGATCAAAATCACAGCAATGAGGGCCAGTAGGAGCAATATACTCACCACAATCAGGGCTATTTTTAGACCCGACGATGGCTTCTTAGAGGTGCCGCATGAGTCCCCAGAACATTCAGATGGCGGAGCtgaaggagaaggaggagaAGCAGGAGGTGGAGGGTCGCTGCATTTTCCCGCTAGAGGTGGACCACATAGTTTTCCATTGCCTACATTTTGTTCACaggaaattaaataaataaacagtgacgcttttgatgaaaaattATCCTAATACCAGATTACTTGCATTGTAAGGCATGCATTGCATAGTCATCcacatttttctttgattcaAAATAAATCAGTCTACATATATGGGAAGAAATCTCATGCATGAATGTACATTTGTTATTACTTACCTGAAAAACTACTTGGATCCAGCTTGCTTAGGCTTTCTGGAACTGGACCCTCCAATTCATTGTTAGCTAGATTCAACCTCTTCAAACCCTTCTGTCGAAATTCTGGTATTTGGCCACTAAACTTGTTCTCCTCAAGCCCCACATCAAAAATCTTAGGCAAGGTGGTAAGGGAAGAAGGGATTTTGCCTGTAAACTGATTGTTCCCCAAGTACAATTTCCTCAACAAAATCATGCCCTCAAATGCATCATCAGGAATCTCACCTGAGAAATGATTATAAGACAAATACACAGACCTCAACTTTAGGTTCTTAAGATCAGGCAATGGACCAGCCAAACTATTGTTCATGAAGCTTAGGGTCTTCAAATAAGGCAATCGAGTAAGAGGCTCCAAATCAAGCTTTCCCTGCAAACCCAAGTTTTCCAGCTGCAAACCCCTCACATTCCCATTGAAGCAAAGCACACCAACCCAATTCACCTTGTTACCGTTACACGGGTCTTTGTTAGGATCCCAACTGCTAAGAGTGGCACTTTCGTTTCCCAATTGTAACGTTTTCTTGAACCTCATAAGGGCTTCAGCGGTTGTTGCCATTGGTGAACCAAAAGGTAGCATGACCATGCATGAAAGCACGGCAATGAATAGAGCAACAAAAAATGTTGGGGTTGGGTTTGGTGCGCGCATAAGCCTAGCCATAGCCATATGCGCGCCCATTACCATGCGTTGTTGTGAAAACCAAAAAGGGTCCCCAGCTTACTTAtcagaaaactaaactgatttcTATCAATTTGAATGAACTaaaacctctctctccctctctctctctctccctctctgtgtctttgcttttgattttggtATTGGTGTGGCAAATGGGAATTAGAGGACATGCAAAAGGATGGGCGTGAAGGGGCCAAAAccagagaagaggaagaggggtGGGGATGATATTGGAAGAAATTAGGAAACcatagtccatgaaattgacaaGGTCTAATTAGTGTGCACACAAGACAGCGCAAAAGGGTTGTTTTTGTGTCTTAGATAGAGGTTGAGTTTTAGACAGGAGAGATGTAAGGCCTGCCTTTCAAatggaaatgttgttttgctATATATTGTGGGCAACGTTGTATTGCCAATTATAGATTGTGATGATTGATCATGCTTTCCTTGAGCTTGTATAATGTTTTAAATCTCTCAGATATCTCTCATGACTTAAAACAGGAAACTAATCAACCTATTGGTGGGTTttagattttttgttttatggttTATGATGGGTTTTAAATTCTTAGGACTCTGTCAAATGCAAGGGTTAATTGCTAGCTAGAAATCAGAAAAATTAGTAGTAGAAGTACTAACAAGAAtaatggttttgttttggttcgaaaaaaattatggtgtTCTAATAGCTAGGTTTTCAAGTCTACCACTTTCCTAAATTAAGTAAATTGCTATCGAAACTGCGTAACAAATTCCTGTTTATTTGTAAAAATCTctcaaaaactttaaaaaaaaacaattgcaaTATGTTAGCTTTagcttctactattattctttttttgtttttttgacaTATATAATGTCAGGGGAATGCTAGTAACTTTCTCTCCAACCTTCTCTTTTAGACCTTCTCCCTTTCCTCATGACATGTGTCACTTCCCATACACTTAAAATAATGACATTTATGTTAGCAAGATCCTAGCttaattaggatatttatttcctagtttattaggattatatttctttccttttgtataAATATTGTGTAATTATGATTTTATCTTGTTTCCTAGTTTGACCCTACTAGGGTTACATCCTTATACTATAAATACCTTCTTTTGGAGAATAAAATACAACCtgaaaaatattctacccataTTATTTGACTTGGCATCAGAGCCAACTTTTCTAGTGACTTGTGTGTTGTGCCCCCCCGCATTCTATCCCCACCTGTGCCGTGTGTGCCCCCTAggtttgtgtgttgtgttgtaCAGTTTCTTTGCTCTACTGTGTTTGTGTCATTCCTGTCTTCGTGCATCTGCTGTATTTGTGCCTTTGCAGTGTTCTGCTGTGTACTCTGCTGTGTTCGTGCCTGTCTTCGTGCATCTGCCGTATTTGTGTCTCTGCTGTGTTCCGATGTATACTTTGTCGTGATCTGTTGAGTTTCTGCTGCAATCATGGGTGATAACTCCATTGTTGGTGTTGTTGCTACTGCCTTTGCAAATTTGTGTATTTCTGATTCTATTCCAGATGCTAGCTCCAATACTTGGATAATTGACACTGGTGTttctgatcatatgacttatgatgctaaattttttgatgagTTGTCTAGTAACACCCGTGACCCGTACATAACTAGTGTTAATGGTTTGCCCTCTCCAATTACTGGTGAGGGCACAATCTCTCTCACTCCTGCTCTGTCATTGTCTCTTGCATTACTAGTTCCCAATATCCATTGTAACGTGTTATCTGTTGGTCAATTACTTGATACACTTAATGCTTCTGCTACTTTCTATCCTACGCATTGCtcttttcaggatcccaaGACTCACGAGACGATTGGGCATGGTAAACGGATAGAgggttatattatttgacattGCCTTCTGCACCAGTTCGTAATCGTATCATTAATACTGTTCAAAGTTACAGTGTCAAagacaaaaaacaaatttggttatggcatcGTCACTTGGGACACCCGTCATTTGGATACCTTAAGCGTCTGTTTTCATCTTTATTCCGCTCTTGTGATGAGTCCAGTTTTAAGTGTAAGacatgtattttggccaagagtaaTCACACTGTGTTTCCTTTGAGTGATAGTAAAGCTGTAAAGCCTTTTGATTTAGTGCATTCTGATGTGTGGGGTCCGGCTCGGGTTACTTCGAACTGATTTCGTTCGTTCGTCacatttattgatgattgcaCCTGACTCACTTGGGTTTTCTTGCTGAAAAATAAACACGATGTTGCTTCCATTCTTCCAGAGTTTTGTACTATGGTGTTTACTCAGTTTCATGCTCGGGTCAAAATATTCCGAACTGATAACAAAGGCGAATATGTAAATAATACTTTGACATCTTTCTTCTGTGCTCAAGGTATTATTCACCAAACGACAACCCCATTTACTCCTCAGCAGAATGGTGTGTCTGAACGCAAGAATTGTCAGTTACTTGAAGTTACCCACTCCCTTATGTTGGACATGTATGTTCTCCATCATTTTTGGGGGCATGCTGTTTTATTTGCTGCCTATTTGATTAATCATACTCCTAGTCGGGTTCTTGATTTCAAGACTCCACATGATGTGTTTGGTGACTATATTTCCCCTGTCTCAGTCTCCAAGTTGGTCCCTAaagtttttgggtgtgttgccTATGTTCATGTCTACTCTCATCAACGGAGTAAACTTGATCCTTGTGCTCTGCGATGCGTCTTTATTGGTTACTATTCTACTCATAAGGGTTATAAGTGCTATCATCTACCTACCCAGAAGGTGCATGTTACTTTGGACGTGACTTTCCATGAAGAAGTGCCCTATTATgtctctccctcctctccaATTCAAGGAGAGAAGGTGTCACGCCCCGGACCTAGGGTAGGTGAAAACTTCGCGCCCGGCgcgtgagaaaataaaataaaactaaaataaaaagaaaagaagccgAAACATgggtttaaaataaacttctcttataaaaatagctcccaaaatcttacaactttacaataaataaatactgctCTATTACTCTCATCTAATTCAGCCTCAACTGGTTTAGTCCTTGTCTTGCCCACTAATTcatctaaaaaattaaataaggtgAGGGATGAGCAACCACCGCTCAGTAGGGAAATGAGACATTACTACAGTAgattgatataactaaattaagtAACAAGCAATCACACAGCCAAATATcacattaataataataataataatgcatgaatGCTCTTCATCTAATCCCGCTAATTCATATAACTAGACAAGCAGACCTGCACGTCTCATACCATGCTTATACCACTTGGTCCCGAATGCCCATTTATATGAACTAACACCCATTTCAATCATCTCATAATTCCCATTTTGTTAGTCATCATGTCTAACTCCCTTTTGCCAGTTCCGAATCACCCAATAAAAACCATGTGCACTGTGGGATCCCTGAGACCTGATACCTGCCAAGAGTTAGACTAAACTACACAAAATACTATATCCATTACCCTCTTTTCTATTATTAACTTCTCCACCTAACAACTCCAACTAATTTCCACGACATGATTTAATTATGCCAACATTATTCAAATAGTTCACAATACGTAAATATCTCATATCAAGAACATTATGCAATATCACACATAATATAGAGCtcacgaaatttaattaaatcaatcccCGTAAAGGCCCCCAAGAAATCCCTACCTCAATTCCAAAGCATTGCTCcaatttaagaaaatacaagCTAAGCCCTATATCTTCTCCAAGaatttcatcatcatctctctctttctgggTTCATTTGCTATGCACATAATgtcctatatatatagagaataTGTTGGCAATGACTCCCTTCCTATTGGATGGTGCTTGGCGGTTTACAAATACTTACCATCTAAGTTATATTCATGTGGTGGTCTAGCTTTGCAGATAAGGTAGTTCCCAATTCCTCCAATCCTATACAACCTTTCTTGGTGAATTGACAGAGCTAGTATATAGCTATGCTTACTAagcatttgtttttctttgacaCATACTATACTAACAATGACTAGCATATCCATAATAACAATGACTACACGTAGCTACACTAACAATGACTAACCATATCCATATATTATGtaatacacacatatataatataatatataaagtaaatggcaaaatattaaatcttcaaattatataatttttataaatacggGGTTTCACAGAAGGGGAGTGAATTGGAGAGTCTTGGATTAGAGAATGATGTGTTTGAAGATACTGCTCTCGAGAAGAAAACGACCTGTTGCATTGAAGCAAGTGACCAATCGCCAATATCTGAAGATGAAACTTGTGATCTTTGTGAAGAAACAACTGATCGCCCTTTGGAACTCAATTGATAGCCCATATCTGGAGATGAAGCAGGTGCTCTCGGTGTCGAAACAACCGGTCGCACTGAAGCAAGTGACCAATCGCCTGTATATGAAAATAATGGCAGTGATTCTTGTATGGATGAGTTCAATGCAATACCCCCCTCTGCCCTGCTAGTGCCTCGATCTACTTGTGGTAGTGAATCAAGTGAGGTAATTTCTAATAATCTATCTGTGTCAAGTTATTAGTTACCCCCACGAACCACTCGTGGGAAAGCTAAAGTACAATATTCTCCTGATATACATGCCAAGTTTAAATATCTCATTAGTCATTATGTGTCAACTCATCGTTTGTCTAAGTCATATGCAtcatatttg
It encodes:
- the LOC18784028 gene encoding pollen receptor-like kinase 4, giving the protein MVMGAHMAMARLMRAPNPTPTFFVALFIAVLSCMVMLPFGSPMATTAEALMRFKKTLQLGNESATLSSWDPNKDPCNGNKVNWVGVLCFNGNVRGLQLENLGLQGKLDLEPLTRLPYLKTLSFMNNSLAGPLPDLKNLKLRSVYLSYNHFSGEIPDDAFEGMILLRKLYLGNNQFTGKIPSSLTTLPKIFDVGLEENKFSGQIPEFRQKGLKRLNLANNELEGPVPESLSKLDPSSFSGNGKLCGPPLAGKCSDPPPPASPPSPSAPPSECSGDSCGTSKKPSSGLKIALIVVSILLLLALIAVILIFLNKKRQQSELDVAESLDDSASKYTAAGGSSQMDVKSVEATPHPKKGDHGKLSFVRDDRQRFDLHDLLRASAEILGSGTFGASYKALIMTDAVVVKRYKQMNNVGREEFHEHMRRLGRLTHPNLLPLVAYYYRREEKLLVSDFVENGSLASHLHGNHNSDQPVLDWPIRLRVIKGIARGLTYLYSALPSLVVPHGHLKSSNVLLDENFEPLLNDYALLPVINMEQAQHLMMAYKSPEYAQHRRITKKTDVWCLGIIILEVLTGKFPENYLKQSFDSRADLASWVNGMIKEKRTSEVFDVEMGGVGSSKGELLKLLKIGVKCCEEDVERRLDLTEVVEKIDELNEGESDGDYRSSVSSEGDDYTSQVV